Proteins encoded by one window of Chrysemys picta bellii isolate R12L10 chromosome 10, ASM1138683v2, whole genome shotgun sequence:
- the LOC135974026 gene encoding maestro heat-like repeat-containing protein family member 1: protein MELFGHLSKFVSKKSSLFGAEVEKSMGTLLIHLQDGDPQVAQACRVALLQCAPFLSYQPLRTLVRSQLAEGAAPAIPAFLSEACRILLQDCPGRLSKKDALRAAAAQQLIGYMMDN from the exons ATGGAGCTCTTTGGCCACCTCAGCAAATTTGTTTCCAAGAAGTCATCCCTCTTTGGGGCTGAGGTGGAGAAGAGCATGGGGACACTGCTCATCCACCTACAGGACGGGGACCCCCAGGTGGCCCAG GCGTGCAGGGTGGCATTGCTGCAGTGCGCACCCTTCCTCAGCTACCAGCCCCTGCGTACGCTCGTGCGGAGCCAGCTAGCCGAGGGGGCGGCCCCTGCCATCCCCGCCTTCCTGAGCGAAGCCTGCAGGATCCTG ctccaggactgcccAGGGAGACTGAGCAAGAAGGACGccctgagagcagcagctgcccagcagctgatag GATACATGATGGACAATTGA
- the LOC135974027 gene encoding maestro heat-like repeat-containing protein family member 1 — protein MFLLFKLMSMFQAGSGRFWNNYKTEMLLYVEDHKTCFCQREWEQQLLQFLEDLLFFISDHTWLGCFITSIRRQLAYGDKRPGDKVSDLEGIGVQCLVQNSSR, from the exons ATGTTCCTCCTCTTCAAACTGATGAGCATGTTCCAGGCCGGGTCGGGCCGGTTCTGGAATAACTACAAGACGGAAATGCTCCTCTACGTGGAAG ATCACAAGACCTGCTTCTgccagagggagtgggagcagcagctgctgcag TTCCTGGAAGACCTTCTCTTTTTCATCTCGGACCACACCTGGCTGGGTTGTTTCATCACTAGTATCAGGCGCCAGCTGGCCTACGGTGATAAGCGGCCCGGTGACAAGgtcagtgacctggaaggaaTTGGGGTTCAGTGCCTAGTTCAGAACAGCAGTCGCTAA
- the LOC135974091 gene encoding maestro heat-like repeat-containing protein family member 1, producing MVEQGYMAGLLTSQAFDAQEATRYWASQALYWLFTPCKAVVYTKTGAVVSVLSKTQKDASCRENPVHVAMLIAKHLQSSDLMPFSFTLLVGLLEKEECADQLAGVMEAVLREQESELQGQVQDLQAALSYTLSPPRGGRLSEGTRDILHLLARKHTKTAVSILLKMPWPYKRPSKAIWRFLGADPMLTREVLHILLDDSPEKGRANPGQTQDRSCPQPARLPPATTCGLWELIGALGQADTLEGREDDLFASCFLAIACPPARHLSGAHQDLPSDTSPRSMAVQALARVLRLRGSQPAVELMDQERGWQLLEEAQPEGFTLLSRAIVTHPNLALKSIPKLLLPSLQASQEGERMACTALFAEFLGSPLLMENEPKAMRKQVVKAMLQRTEDSNIHVRGRALHGLRNAVTEFPDKVRKKRDKILESFVRAVCECCDPRTVLEAMEGLCWMLRDPKAPLKAHVAVPLALQARTFFEDLPG from the exons ATGGTAGAGCAGGGCTACATGGCCGGGCTGCTGACAAGCCAGGCCTTCGATGCTCAGGAGGCCACCAGATACTGGGCATCTCAGGCTCTCTACTGGCTCTTCACGCCTTGCAAAG CTGTCGTGTACACCAAGACAGGGGCGGTGGTGAGCGTGCTGAGCAAGACGCAGAAGgatgccagctgcagagagaacccTGTCCATGTTGCTATG ctcatCGCGAAGCACCTGCAGTCGAGTGACCTCATGCCCTTCAGCTTCACCCTGCTGGTGGGcctgctggagaaggaggagtgTGCAGACCAGCTGGCGGGCGTCATGGAGGCGGTGCTGAGAGAGCAAGaatcagagctgcagggccaa GTGCAGGATCTCCAGGCGGCTCTTTCCTACACACTGAGCCCACCCCGGGGGGGGCGGCTGAGTGAGGGGACGAGAGACATTCTCCACCTACTGGCCAGAAAACACACCAAGACCGCGGTCAGCATCCTCCTGAAGATGCCCTGGCCTTACAAACG CCCCAGCAAGGCCATCTGGAGATTCCTAGGTGCAGACCCCATGCTGACCAGGGAGGTACTGCACATCCTGCTGGACGACAGCCCAGAGAAAGGCCGGGCTAACCCTGGGCAgacccaggacaggagctgcccccagccagcccggctgcccccggcG ACCACATGCGGCCTGTGGGAGCTGATCGGGGCCTTGGGGCAAGCGGACACGCTGGAGGGACGCGAGGACGACCTGTTCGCCTCTTGCTTCCTCGCCATCGCCTGCCCCCCGGCACGGCACCTCTCGGGAGCCCATCAGGACTTGCCCAGTGACACCAGTCCACGCAG catgGCCGTGCAGGCCCTGGCGCGGGTGCTGCGCCTCAGGGGCAGTCAGCCAGCTGTGGAGCTAATGGACCAGGAGCGaggctggcagctgctggaggaggcccAGCCCGAGGGGTTCACTCTCCTTAGCAG GGCCATAGTGACCCACCCAAACCTGGCCCTGAAGAGCATCCCAAAgcttctccttcccagcctccaggCCAGCCAGGAGGGCGAACGCATGGCCTGCACCGCCCTGTTCGCAGAG TTCCTCGGCAGCCCCCTGCTGATGGAGAATGAGCCCAAGGCCATGCGGAAGCAGGTTGTGAAGGCCATGCTGCAGCGGACAGAGGACAGCAACATCCACGTTCGAGGCAGAGCGCTGCACGGCCTCAGGAACGCAGTGACCGAGTTCCCGGACAAG GTCAGGAAAAAGCGAGACAAGATCCTGGAGAGTTTTGTCCGCGCCGTGTGCGAATGCTGCGACCCCCGCACCGTtctggaagccatggaagggcTCTGCTGGATGCTGCGGGACCCCAAGGCGCCTCTGAAGGCTCACGTCGCCGTCCCACTGGCCCTGCAGGCGAGAACGTTCTTTGAGGAT CTGCCAGGCTGA